From the Ammospiza caudacuta isolate bAmmCau1 chromosome 24, bAmmCau1.pri, whole genome shotgun sequence genome, one window contains:
- the KLHL12 gene encoding kelch-like protein 12, whose amino-acid sequence MTQSERAAGGEGRAGGGEVCGPGPLPAAVPRAMAPPKDIMTNSHAKSILNAMNALRKSNTLCDVTLRVEHKDFPAHRIVLAACSDYFCAMFTSELSEKDKPCVDIQGLTASTMEILLDFVYTETVHVTVENVQELLPAACLLQLKGVKQACCEFLESQLDPSNCLGIRDFAETHNCVDLMQAAEVFSQKHFPEVVQHEEFILLNQEEVEKLIKCDEIQVDSEEPVFEAVINWVKHSKKEREASLPELLQYVRMPLLTPRYITDVIDTEPFIRCSLQCRDLVDEAKKFHLRPELRSQMQGPRTRARLGANEVLLVIGGFGSQQSPIDVVEKYDPKTQEWSFLPSITRKRRYVATVSLHDRIYVIGGYDGRSRLSSVECLDYTSDEDGIWYSVAPMNVRRGLAGATTLGDMIYVSGGFDGSRRHTSMERYDPNIDQWSMLGDMQTAREGAGLVVANGVIYCLGGYDGLNILNSVERYDPHTGHWTNVTPMATKRSGAGVALLNDHIYVVGGFDGTAHLSSVEAYNIRTDSWTTVTSMTTPRCYVGATVLRGRLYAIAGYDGNSLLSSIECYDPIIDSWEVVTSLGMQRCDAGVCVLREK is encoded by the exons ATGACACAATCAGAGCGCGCggcagggggagagggaagggcgGGGGGAGGCGAGGTGTGCGGGCCGGGACCTCTCCCCGCGGCG GTGCCGCGCGCCATGGCCCCCCCCAAGGACATCATGACCAACTCCCACGCCAAGTCCATCCTCAACGCCATGAACGCCCTGCGTAAGAGCAACACGCTCTGCGACGTCACCCTCCGCGTGGAGCACAAGGACTTCCCGGCCCACCGCATCGTCCTGGCCGCCTGCAGCGACTACTTCTGCGCCATGTTCACCAGCGAG CTCTCAGAGAAGGATAAACCCTGTGTGGATATCCAGGGCCTGACAGCCTCCACCATGGAAATCCTGCTGGACTTTGTATATACAGAAACTGTGCATGTGACAGTAGAAAACGTCCAAGAATTGCTTCCAGCAGCATGTCTGCTTCAGCTGAAAG GTGTGAAACAAGCTTGCTGTGAGTTTCTAGAAAGCCAGCTGGATCCATCAAATTGTTTGGGCATTCGGGATTTTGCTGAGACACACAACTGTGTGGATCTAATGCAAGCTGCAGAGGTCTTCAGCCAGAAACATTTTCCAGAGGTGGTTCAGCATGAAGAGTTTATCCTCTTAAATCAAGAAGAGGTTGAAAAGCTCATCAAGTGTGATGAAATTCAG GTGGACTCGGAGGAGCCGGTGTTCGAGGCCGTGATAAACTGGGTGAAGCACTCCAAGAAGGAGCGCGAGGCGTCGCTGCCGGAGCTGCTGCAGTACGTGCGGATGCCGCTGCTCACGCCGCGCTACATCACCGACGTCATCGACACCGAG cccttcatccgctgcagcctgcagtgcaGAGACCTCGTGGACGAAGCCAAGAAATTCCACCTTCGGCCCGAGCTCCGCAGCCAGATGCAGGGACCCAGGACACGAGCACGTCTGg gAGCTAACGAGGTGCTGCTGGTGATCGGCGGCTTCGGCAGCCAGCAGTCCCCCATCGATGTGGTGGAGAAATACGACCCCAAGACCCAGGAGTGGAGTTTCCTGCCG AGCATCACCCGCAAGCGGCGCTACGTGGCCACGGTGTCGCTGCACGACCGCATCTACGTCATCGGGGGCTACGACGGGCGCTCCCGCCTCAGCTCCGTGGAGTGCCTGGATTACACCTCGGATGAGGATGGCATCTGGTACTCTGTGGCTCCCATGAATGTGAGGagagggctggcaggagccacAACCCTTGGAG acaTGATCTACGTCTCGGGTGGGTTCGACGGGAGCCGCCGGCACACCAGCATGGAACGCTACGACCCCAACATCGACCAGTGGAGCATGCTGGGAGACATGCAGACAGCAcgggagggagcagggcttgTGGTGGCCAATGGAGTCATCTACTGCCTGG GAGGCTACGATGGGCTGAACATCCTGAATTCTGTTGAGAGGTATGACCCCCACACTGGACACTGGACAAATGTCACTCCAATGGCCACCAAGCGCTCAG GGGCTGGCGTGGCTTTGCTCAATGACCACATCTACGTGGTGGGTGGGTTTGATGGCACTGCTCACCTCTCCTCGGTGGAGGCCTACAACATCCGCACCGACTCCTGGACCACGGTGACCAGCATGACCACGCCGCGCTGCTACGTGGGGGCCACCGTGCTGCGGGGCCGCCTCTACGCCATCGCCGG ATACGATGGCAactcactgctgagcagcatcGAGTGCTACGACCCCATCATTGACAGCTGGGAAGTCGTCACCTCCCTGGGGATGCAGCGCTGCGACGCCGGGGTCTGCGTCCTCCGGGAGAAGTGA
- the RABIF gene encoding guanine nucleotide exchange factor MSS4 encodes MAAPCAEMEPAAPPASAPAAPAAAPGSAGLVCAQGRNLRAVLCQRCGSRVLLPGAATFARRELLLPAMRKKAAAAAGGGGDVLREHWLVRDMFSFENVGFTRDVGNVKFLVCADCEAGPIGWHCLDDKDSFYVALERVAHE; translated from the exons ATGGCGGCGCCCTGCGCGGAGATGGAGCCGGCGGCGCCTCCGGCCTCtgcccccgccgctcccgcggCCGCGCCGGGCTCGGCCGGGCTCGTGTGCGCGCAGGGCCGCAACCTGCGGGCCGTGCTGTGCCAGCGCTGCGGCTCCCGGGTGCTGCTGCCCGGCGCCGCCACCTTCGCCCGCCGAGAG ctcctcctgcccgcCATGAGGAAgaaggcggcggcggcggcgggcggcggcggggacgTGCTGCGGGAGCACTGGCTGGTGCGCGACATGTTCTCCTTCGAGAACGTGGGCTTCACCCGCGACGTGGGCAACGTCAAGTTCCTGGTGTGCGCCGACTGCGAGGCGGGGCCCATcggctggcactgcctggaCGACAAGGACAGCTTCTACGTGGCGCTGGAGCGCGTGGCCCACGAGTGA